GGCTCGGACAGAAACGAACTGTTGACCTCTAGAATCTAATCTAGACGTGGACTCAGTGTTGCTGATGGGGTGGACTTATTTACGCACTCAAttacacacgcgcacacacatatTCATTCAATAATGTACATGCCAACTCACGCACttatatatacgtacgtaAAACTATAAactcattattaaaatatatcatcttTTGTTATACTGAGTGATAAACAAGCCAGCCATTTTGTGATTGACTTTGTCTTACatagatttattattgatcCCTCTTTCTGACTAGAGTTTGTCTATTTTCATTTCTTGGACTTGAAATGTTCTCATTATTACATCAGATTTCGTTGATTGCGCTTATTGACAATACGAGCCTgagatttaattttgcattttctacaaaatctGACATGGTGGGACAAAACTAACGATAGATTTAGATTTAACGACCCCAAAAACCTACAGTGAACCTAGTAGAATCTCGGGTTTCTCTCAACAAAATTTGGTGGTCCTGtaattatgcattattttttataatataatgtatatatagttAAAGTCACAGATTCTCCTTTAGTGAAAACTTCTCCGcgagataaacataaatactATCTAAAcctttaatgtataatttctattatgaGAAGGTGGTATTATAGCCATTGTAGACATGGCCACTCGTATTATCTCCGTTATTAGCTGACAAATTCTAGTAATTACTTATAGAATCATTTAGCAGTCTGCTGCTATGAAATgcaaatatgataatatacaATAGCCAATGTTTgttgtaaagaaatttttgtttcgagcatttcgaaacttttttaaggtacattttaacatttaattacacatacttcttcattctttttaaatttaaacatattattacacaaatgtatgtacacttgagtattttttgttatttaattttgtattcagCTGTACACATTTCGagttatacataaataaataataacacaatatttttattaatatagccACCTAAGTGTGTTGATATAATATGGCCAATTTCGATCATCCttatatcgaaaaactttCTTGATGATTGATTGTCGCTGTATTGTCAATCAATAATTCGTgagatgtataaattattatcgcgACAGAAGAAAGAGGTTacttaaaaatgctttattaaAGAAGTCTATATacctttatttctctcttcacAATTATGctacaattttattctaacctaaattattttacataaatatatataattttataatcataacttttttaaataaaatcagttttttacatttattcttgtgataCCTATATTACCATCTCTGTTTCTCTTTGATCCATTATGCAGTGTcggtacatttttataaataataatatgtaatgtgtaatatagtaaatatggTAATTATGCACAATAAGGGCGACCTCATTTCAACCCCGATTTCAATGACCATGATATATGTTGTTCGggtcattattttaaacaacttTTCCCTATACATGTTACCACCGTTCGACGTTTTAGTTTCTAAGTTATAcacaattattaacaaaaacttattaataaaaaaagtttaataaatacaatacgaCAAACTGtggtcacacacacacacacatacacacacgcgcgcgcgcgcgggaagAGAGCAAGAGGGGCTTTcgccctccccctctccccctccccctatCCCGTCGGTAGAAGTGCTCTGAGTAGAAGTGCGCAAAAAGTAcgatacgtatatataaacaatccAATTATATGATATAGAGAACGCAGGGGCTCCGCTTctcccccgcccacgcgtACTCTATACCACATAAGTTTTATGACTTTCCACACAAAAcgaaactaaaacattttaaaactttttttacccCTTTTTTACACCTTCCTCCTGTTTACAGAGCAAAGCAGAGGAACGAAGCTTCTCCCCCTGCTCCTTGCCCACGCGTTTTCTGCATCCTCCTTTGCTCTGTTTCAAAACTAATGAAATTGaagcaagaaattaaaaaaaaacttttatgtataacTCGGAAACTAAGGCCGAACGGCAGTAACATGTATAGGAAAAAGTTGTTTAGAATAATGACCATGACAACATATGGTCATTATTCTAAACAAGGTCATTGAAATCGGTGAGGTTGCCCTTATTGtgcataattatcgtaaatatttcgtaattttaaGTCTAACATCTAATGACCAACactttgatgaatataattgttaagttttaatttatataatattaattattaacaaaattattatataaaatataaatgaccATATTACCATCTTCtctgttaatttaatactgtattaatgtatatttgtataacgtataatgtataatttaaagtgttgatatacaaaaacaaataaattgattttttataacatttggTAATTTTGTGATAGTTTATCACCACCtcattaattaagatatacatATCTACATACGTAAATCCACAAttacaaaagatatttatttaacattagaaCAAGTTGTCAAAATGACGGgatttaagatttttagattaaattacaaaaactattaatgtaatttttatcagatttttttattttcggattaattatttaaatatatattaaaaaaattaaaagtaataataaatattaaaaaagtaaagaaataaagaaagtaaaaataaaaaagaataataaaaataagtatatattgcCGATTGTTCTAGtgttaaatattagaaaattattgcatatatgccaaattatatatttttatattgtgtttacAGTAAATAGCGGTCTATTAGGAAgtctatttaaaacaaattggCGTGGTTTTTCACGCTCTATTCCACATCCAATTGAATCTATAAGTATgttatattatctttacacttcagaataaaatattttcattattatatttacgtttcatcattattaatattatatttacttatatatcattattaatattaaacaacattatataatatttatatgcatactattattatatatttctcttattttttaaatgtctacactttagtattattattattactttataccTATGTAACAAAGTAAAatgtactattattattacctgtgttattttttaatgtttaatgtttatttaaaattgtttaatattcaatccatcaattttttcaatacattgCATATTGCACAATGTAGGCATATTgttgacaataaaaaaatgtcacatCGTCGATTACATCGTATGTATAAGTCATTCATCATAAGTCGAAAGGATTATTGACTTAATCTccttttaaaaatcatttgacATAGAAAGATGGCATTTGCAGCACGCGTACTACTAATAGCACGTCTAAAGAATCACGTCGAgtagaaaaaattcttttcaaactCTTATCTCTATACTTTGTACAGACAACagctttctataattttatattgtttttaataatataacttattgCATTTGCAgagttagaaaatattaaacttccCCCTATATCACTTCCAAAAGAAGAGctaaatttcaacaattattttaatgattatcaCCCGATAATTCCGCCACCAGATGAGTTCACATCAGATTTCATGTCGCATGTTGAATCACATAGAAATGAGGAACCAAATTTCAACAACAAAGAGTCCTATTTTCATTATGATCCCATAATTCCGCCACCAGAGGATTTTTTATCACATGCTGGGTCACGTAGAAATGAGGAGCCAAATatcaacacacacacacacaacgaGGAGAccaattttcattataatttgataattccGCCACCAGAGGATTTTTTATCACATGCTGGGTCACGTAGAAATGAGGAGCCAAATATcaacacacacgcacacaacGAGGAGAccaattttcattataattcgATAATTCCGCCACCAGAAGATTTTATATCACATGCTGAGTCACATACAAATGAGAATTCCGTATCAGATTGCATATCTAAGTGTAGAGATAGTTCAATTTGGACGGCTGTGATTGAGGGAATTGCGTCCGGGACTGCGGGCGGAATCGTAGCCATTGCCTTAAGTGGCGATAATCCTACGTCGTCTGAGAAAACTAACAATACATACCCTAGCTTAAGTGAGCCTCAACGTAACAAATCGATTTCTGacaacaaaataaagtttgtCAATGTAAATTTGCAGAACAAAACTGAGAAAGACGCTATCGCGAACAATACTTCTTTGTCGTAAGTGATTAAAACAGCAAATTGGAATGACTTGAGTTATCTGTCTGTATCATAAATCTTGGACTAAGTAACTTTGTGAATCAAGAAAGAGTTTCTCTAGTCATAtttcaatgtaatatattttatttatatcttttttcaatataatttatctatatcttttattcaaaataattaatatttcccTAAAAcagttaatatttcaaaataattaaatatctttcttatttcaaaataatgtattttttacaacatattttGGTAAACCTTTACAAAAGAGGACCAAACTTCGATGACCTTAGCCTTGACATGTTATCAAGGTCACCCTCCTGAGTAGTGTTTgtaattcgttaaaaagttattaacaaaaaaagtttcataaacaTGATAAAGCATGATATCTCTGCTTTACTTAAAATcacaaacctatgtggtacaAGAAACGCGTGGGCAGGGTGCAAGGGGAGGGTTTCGCCCTCCCCTTACATccttgcattaatttttataaagcacgcATTTTTGCGTggtttaaaataagaaaatgtattgatttattattatcttaatttaaacctaattattattatcctaatcaaaatcttataaaaaaataaatcttaacaAAAGGAGACCCAGTCccaataaatgataaatttattattaaaataaagcacGCATTTATGTgtgctttaaaataagaaagtctattaatttattattatcctaatcttttatgcaaaatcgcaaatccatgtggtgcagaaaacgTGTGGGTGGAGTGCAAAGGCAGGTCTTCGTCTCCCCCTTACATCCCCgcattaattttcataaagcacgtataaattaatacatttttttattttaaagcatgCAAAAATgcgtgctttataaaaattaatctgtgGATGTAGGGGAAGGATGAAGCCCTTCCCTTTCAtcccgcccacgcgttctctGCACGACATGAATTtgcaactttaaataaaacagagatatcatgtatatatcgtatttatgaaattttttttaaataactttaataacgttaataacaCAGGAGGACAACATATGTTAACATATGTCAAGTCGCTGTGGCTGAGTCCCCTTTTGTTAAGATTTAcccatatttctttttacttgtACATGGTAtcagaaaattacaaattatgaaatttttttgttaataactttttaacgaatcacgagCGGCGGCTTTTTAGAGATTTTCTCTTAAGTATTACTCAAGAGggtgaccttgacatatgtcaAGATCATTAGGACTGGGTCCTTTTGTAAAGGTTTGCCCATATTTTAGTTTACTGAACATCAAACCGCAACCATATAAAAACCGAACAATTGAAAGTTTGCTGCCATTGTACAAAGAGTCTTGGATGATTGGATGCAGCATGTTTCATTCTTTTAACAagtgtacaaataaaaaagagaaactcGATAAGTTTCTGGAGACCAACGAACTTAACACAACGAGGAAGTTCCTATTCGATCAGAAATTAATTGAGAATAGTGAGCtcataaatattctaaataaagcCTGGAATTGGTTTGAAAAGGATAACATAAAAGGGAAGCTTGAAATTCATTTTACACTGATAAAAGCGCTATCGCGTACCAACCCTTGCGGATATATAAAGAACGTGAAATTGACGTCGAAAGTAAGCAACGACATGCTCACATATTTGAGAATTTATCTActctattatataaattatgtttcttatttttgtagGGTGACATGATTAAGATAAGTTTTAATACGCCAAACAATGAAAACTGGAAGAAAATCATGGACCACGATTTTTCACCTCAATTGGAAATCGTTCTTTACACAATATGTCCCTTTTTATACTTGCAGAAAGATTGTCCAGTTTCATTAAAAGGAAGAGATATTATCCTCGTTATTCCCAAATATGATTAGCAGATTACAAATTTtgtgcaataaatttaaattttgatatatttaaattaaaacaaaaggcCTTTTGAGATTTTCTAAGTTAGATAGAAATTCAAATCGACATCCAAAAAGCATATCTAAAAAGCATGATTTggattttttgttaaaataattcatagaATGGAATCTTTTGTGTATCGCTTCAATTATAGGACGTTTGAAATCATTCGCGTCAATGCTCGTAAAGTAGCATTCGTCTAACTgccaaataaaattcaattatcttaataaattaataacttaataattatttgtggtcatcgtaaaatagtaaaagacatttttgttCACTTCAATCCCTTCTACCTCCCCAAGAGTGTTGATATAAATGATTTCAaacatctctctctttctctctctctctctctctctctctctctctctctctctctctctctctctctctgtgtgtgtgtgtgtgtgtgtatgtgtgtgtataaacaGTACAcatacagaattttttatatacaaaaattacaacaaatctaaaaacttaaatttttaggaCAAAATCTGTAAACcatatattgtacatacatatacggTCATTTTCAGAATAAGTATATTCCTAGGATAAGTACAATTTaagctttaattattattcaaaatttatttaaaaaaagtttatttattgtttatttatacttatattttgaGTCTTTTTCTGTTTAATTCTTATCAGAACAAAGTTGTTAACAATTTGATGCTactaataaagaataatttgatgaataattttctagatttttttaaagtaaatttgtttgatttttgtagaaactctttatatatataaagtagaatatatgcataaacaatgtatgtatatatatataaattatatatatatatatatatatatatatatatatatatgtatgtatgtatataaattgtatataaattatatacatacatatatatgtatattgtttatgcatatattctactttatatgtaaagagtttctacaaaaatcaaacaaatttacttttaaaaaatctagaaaattattcgtcaaattattctttattagtAGCATCAAATTGTTAACTTTGTTCTGATAAGAATCAAACAGAAAAAGAcgcga
This sequence is a window from Monomorium pharaonis isolate MP-MQ-018 chromosome 3, ASM1337386v2, whole genome shotgun sequence. Protein-coding genes within it:
- the LOC105827872 gene encoding uncharacterized protein LOC105827872 isoform X1, with amino-acid sequence MNMGIKILMTKIVILFIIGNHIVNSGLLGSLFKTNWRGFSRSIPHPIESIKLENIKLPPISLPKEELNFNNYFNDYHPIIPPPDEFTSDFMSHVESHRNEEPNFNNKESYFHYDPIIPPPEDFLSHAGSRRNEEPNINTHTHNEETNFHYNLIIPPPEDFLSHAGSRRNEEPNINTHAHNEETNFHYNSIIPPPEDFISHAESHTNENSVSDCISKCRDSSIWTAVIEGIASGTAGGIVAIALSGDNPTSSEKTNNTYPSLSEPQRNKSISDNKIKFVNVNLQNKTEKDAIANNTSLSLLNIKPQPYKNRTIESLLPLYKESWMIGCSMFHSFNKCTNKKEKLDKFLETNELNTTRKFLFDQKLIENSELINILNKAWNWFEKDNIKGKLEIHFTLIKALSRTNPCGYIKNVKLTSKGDMIKISFNTPNNENWKKIMDHDFSPQLEIVLYTICPFLYLQKDCPVSLKGRDIILVIPKYD
- the LOC105827872 gene encoding uncharacterized protein LOC105827872 isoform X2, whose protein sequence is MNMGIKILMTKIVILFIIVNSGLLGSLFKTNWRGFSRSIPHPIESIKLENIKLPPISLPKEELNFNNYFNDYHPIIPPPDEFTSDFMSHVESHRNEEPNFNNKESYFHYDPIIPPPEDFLSHAGSRRNEEPNINTHTHNEETNFHYNLIIPPPEDFLSHAGSRRNEEPNINTHAHNEETNFHYNSIIPPPEDFISHAESHTNENSVSDCISKCRDSSIWTAVIEGIASGTAGGIVAIALSGDNPTSSEKTNNTYPSLSEPQRNKSISDNKIKFVNVNLQNKTEKDAIANNTSLSLLNIKPQPYKNRTIESLLPLYKESWMIGCSMFHSFNKCTNKKEKLDKFLETNELNTTRKFLFDQKLIENSELINILNKAWNWFEKDNIKGKLEIHFTLIKALSRTNPCGYIKNVKLTSKGDMIKISFNTPNNENWKKIMDHDFSPQLEIVLYTICPFLYLQKDCPVSLKGRDIILVIPKYD